From the genome of Nicotiana sylvestris chromosome 1, ASM39365v2, whole genome shotgun sequence:
ttattttttataaaataagacGTGTATCAACCAAGCTAATAAAAATCCCCCTTTTCTATCACTTGGTTTCAAATTCCATAAAAACAACTATATAAAGCTACCAGAAAGGTTGAAGGCCAAATAATTCCTGTCCTTTTAATCTGCAAATTTCAAGCGTTTAActggaataaaagaaaaaaggagcaACATTGTCAAGTTGATAAATTTATTGAGGAACAAAGCTTCACAAGATATCCAAAAGATTACTGATCAAATATCTACATTTAGAACATTGTACATTTGCAAAAAAATactttctttatcttccatgaaAATGTACTAAACAGTACCAAAGATCCTCGTATACATGATATACTCCTCCTACTCCTGCAAGTAGTCCAGGAGTCCAGAAGTTCCAGGATATCTGCAAATATCAAATGATACATTAATTTTGCTCCAACAATTCAAATTATGAATGCAACTAAATCTTACATGAGGAATACATTCTATAGCTCCTCAAAGATCCTACTATTCCTTTCTAATCTAATAATTCATAAATGCATATCTGAATTATTTTCTATACACTTGTGTGCATCTTTTCTCTATTAATGCTAACAATTTAAAAGTTGCTCCATACTTCCAGACATCACCCAATTGATTCCATAGAAATTTAGGAACATATTTCATATCTTCCCGCTACATTACAGTGAATGAAGAGATAGAGATTCCACATCTTTCAATCTATTTATTGGTAGAAAATATATCACCCTTGAAACAAAATATTTTTATACTCTGAAAAGACAGTCCAACATAAATTTAGTTTAATTCACTTAAAGATCGATTCGTGTCCATTTAAGTGGGGATTAAAGGAAATAATACTCCCTCTATTTTAATTTAGATGACacactttccttattagtccgttccaaaaagaataacACACTTCTACAAttaaaaataattcaactttaaactcttcattttaatcatttaacccttaatgagaagcttttataacaatacaaatgtcatggccccacaatACTTTTACCCTTAAGTTTTTaaaaccacaagtttcaaaagtctttttttccttaaattttgtgccgagtcaaactacatcatctaaattgaaatggagggagtacaCATTACGCCAAGAAGCAAAAAGAAAGTTTGACATGCCTGAGTGGTCTCAACTTTAGGAGAATGCTCCAGAAGCTTTTAGGCATGATAATATATCTTCGTATTCCAAAACTAAGATAACAATATCGAAAGTTTGTTGTTAAAAACATGAAAGAAACTACTTACAATAtctcttctttttaacttcttctgTGCCACAAAAGATCTCTGCAAACAGAGCAAAGATTGAAAATTTGATTCACGTACAATTTGGATATGAAGCTAGGTTTGAAGGAAGAAAATGCAATTTAGTACTACTTTGAGAGAGGTGTATTTTTCATAGATAAAAATCACATCATAGTTGGATAGTATTATATTTAGGGATGATTATGGAGTGTTCGTGGTAGATGCAGAAGGAGATATCATTTCTTACCCCCATTAGAAAAGCCAGTTACAAAAAAGAAGCTTCTTTTACGTACGTTGATATGTAACTGACTGacaaagaaagagataaaaagACTCAAGCTTCCTAGGGGAGTCCCTATTAAGAAATCAATCTATCTATGTGAAATCAACCTATTCACACATCAATATTTATAGTGGTGCTGTTTGTCCCTTTTCTAAGTGTTAATGAACTAATGTTCTACACCCTTTGTGGAATAAAATTTGCTATACCTTCTTGATAGCAAAACTGACTGTGTATATCTCGTATCTCGTGTTTCAAAAAAACTAAAGTTGTTCTTTAgctgaaaagaaaaagataattaTTACTAATAAAAAATTTACAAGTATAATGAACACTATCAAGGAAGTGTATAAAATTGTATGAAAAGCACTCAATGTTGGCTTAAGAGAGGGGTAGCCTTAGGTAGGAAGCTTCATGGAGCCAATATAATGGGAAACAACTTCATGTACCAAGATAAACAATAGAGAGAGGAAGAAGTAAAAAATCAATTAGTGGATCTGTGTTTCCTGCCTTAAGTGGATAAGAGTAGTGGCAAAACCATTATTGTTTATATGTCTCAGATTTTCACATTCAACATATACAAAGATCTAAAGAGGTCAATGAACTCACTTCTAGTTGTAGGTTTAGTATATGTGGTGCTTCCACCAGATCTTTTTGAAACTCTTATTTTATCTGGTACTAATTGAATTTTGTTATTCTTGTTGCATTAGCTTCATTCGGGATATATCGCTCTACATTTAGATTTCTTATTTACTGAAGGAGCACAAAAAAAAGGTAAGAAGATGAATCTACAACCCACATAACTAAATTAAGTAGCACTATAGTTCTAACCAAAGTCCACATTTGTTTAATAAAGAAATAACACTTTCCTTTAACATTAGTTCCCTTTTTATAAGAACAAGATTAGAGTATTCTATCTAGTAAAGTTAGTCTAAAGCATTAGGATTACTACTGCATTTGTCATACACAAGAAAAGCACAATGCGGTTTTGGAGGGGGGAGGGGTTATTAGAAGGGAATAGCTCTGCCCTAAAAGATATAAAATTAAAGATAAACTGTATCAAAATGGAGGTCAACCACTATATGCAGCATTGAAGGACGACATAGGCGATAATACAAAATGAGTACACAAATCGAATGAAAGAACTCTAATTTTGCAGGGACAATACATTTAGATATTAACAAGCATCCTAAGTACTATTTGTTTAGTTGGAATCTAGGACATTGTTTCAGCAAAGCCTCCATGCTAGCTACCTATAAACAAATTAGGGAATTTGAAAAAAACTATCATATTTCTTATACCTAGTAAACTACATCTAGGTAAAGCATTAGATTATAAACACGCAATAAAACCCAGTAAATTATTGCTACTTAAAGTCATAtgtaaagaaaatacaaaattaagCTTGATGGTACCTGCACTACAACTACATAGCTATTTCTAAAGATTGATCACCTTACCCGGTTTTGATCTCATGAGCTTCCTTTTTGCTAACTCTCTGATGAATATATCAGAACCTGTCATTTAAATGATGTGACCAAGCAGATATTTCGTTCGATAATTAAAATGACTTTATTGCAAATAGAGAAGTGTAACATGTTGTACAATAAATTGCTACCAAGTAAGTATTTTTCAGaaaattaataaaagaaaattatAGTGCTAAGTCAAAAGTATGGAACATACTGCACAAACTAACTTGGGTGAATAACCTATTCAGCTTGTAAAAAATAAGAGATACTACAAgaatcaaaaaaattaaaaaaatagataCCTTTTTTACTATCTGTAAGAGTACTATATACAAAAAAGAAAATCTTCAATCTTTGCTCACGTCCTGGAATTCTGAGTTCTCAAAATTTTTAAGTTATCGGACTCTTCTATCAGCAGCATCTTTGTGATTATTATGACTGTGATTTTTCGTAAGAAGCTAGCAGAATAAATATTTAAGTATAACTTATGGTGTTAGTTTAACATGTCATAAGTACTTCTAAATCGCAAAAGAAAAATCTTAAAAGTTGGATATCATATAAATCTTTATAACCGATTGCGCATCTGATTATTATTGGAGGACCCAAAGATCACATTTAAAGATAACTGGAACATATCTTTTCAATAGGATGCTACCAAAAGCTAACTCTTATTTTACCTTCTACTTAATTCCATTTATCAGTAGCTGGTGATTTGTGTGCCTTCCATATGTATCCTTGACGTAGAACCAGCTGAAATGCCAACGATAATGTAAATTAAAATCCACAATAAATCCGTCAAAACACTGCAAAACTAActgatcaaattgaatggacaaTCAATATCTAATTTCAAAGTATCCAGCTTCGAAATTTCATAGGTTGTGTAACCGTTTCGTAGAAGAGCTAAGATTATGTGCAAAACTATCAATATAAGAAGCAAGAAGTTCACCACACAACAAAGAATTATCAACATGACTTGCATCAACTTTTTGTGATTCTCCGGCCAAACATGTGGGATACCCCATTTCACACTTAACTTTAGCATCAGAAGATTGCTCTGGTTCTTTGGCAACTTCCACTTCctaaacaacaaaatgaaaatcAGTGTATGAAAAATGTAGCAAAATGCACACAAGTAGATACAATTACTTGGAAGTATGTTCATGAGTCTAATAATTGCAATTTTGTAAATCGAAGTAAAGTAGCCAGAGGAGTTTAACTATAATTTAATCAAAATGTATAACATAGTAGTTTGATACGTTTTGCTCGCTTTATTCCAGGTATATGACACGTCCTTATCTTGTAAAATTTTGGAATGCAAACGCAATTCCTAATTAATAAAGCACAAAAAAGAAAGTAGAAGTTAGTCACAGTAAAACTAAAGTTGGTAAGAATTTTGATACATATACATATAGTTAGTGATCTTGCTTTTAAGAGACAGTAAATCCTCCTCCTTTGTTTGGAATTGGGTCTGGTTGGGTTACAGTATAAATGGATTTCTTTCTGGTTCTTCACATAAGAATCAGTTGTAATAGTTAAGCGAGAATCAATCTTATAGAAAAAGAAATGTTAAAGCAACCATCAAGTTTTTCAAGTATGTCACCAAGCAAGTATCCAAATGATATGAATACATCAACTAtaatacttttttttattttccattAGTGAGCTTTAAATTTTTTTCATCATGCAGTAGTTATGTTCTAAATTATTGGCACGAAAGAACCTAATACTATTGATGCAAGAACATGCATCTGGATTATCAAATAATATTGAAGCaagaaaaagaaagtaaaatagaTGAGCAAAATAAGACAAGGATGGAACAGATTATACATGACATAGAAACAGTAAAATCAAATAGATACCACATTGAGCTATTTATTGCGCGTTAGAAAGAACGATAAAATTTTAGCAAGAATTTACAAGGACATAAGTTAACCTTTTGTTATTGCATAGTAAAGATGCAAAAAATATGTTTCAACAAGAATAGTTAAATGAATAATAAGCATACAGGTAATGGTAAAAATACCTCTGTAATAACATTAGAGTAATTCCTAGGATGATGCTAAACCTCAAGCCAACTTGCCATGAATTATGTGAGCACATTACAAGAACAAAATGTGGGGCCATCCGGTAGAACTAATTATGGAAAAGCTTTTTGAATAATTTCATTATACACTATATTGTAAGTTGAATGATCATTATTGCTATCGGTTGTAGCTGGTCGAATTAACAATTTTACACAATTGGAACTTTTTGCTCTTGATAGCAGTACGTAGAGCTGGCCATGGAAAAAAACAGGTTCGCGTAAATAAACTCCCACGAAGTCTAATGTTTGACCTTGAGCTTTATTTATTGTCATAGAAAAACATAATCTCATAGGAAATTGTGTTCTTTTGAAAGGAATAAGCAATTTTTCATCTGCTGATGATAATAATGGTATTCTAGGAATAAATACATGCGTATTCTTAAAGTCCCCAGTGGCAATTTTAGCACTTATAACATGTTTTCGAAGATCACAAGATATAAGTCATGTACTATTGCATACACCTTCACGTGGATTTAAATTTCGAAACAACATAACAGGACAATTCTTTTTCAAAGTCAATTTATAGGGAGGTAAACCAGCAGGATATAAAGTATGCAAAAAATCTTCATATTGACTTTGATCGTTTGCTTCAATAGTCTCATCAAATACAACATATGTTTTAGGATCACCAGGAAATTGAGCTATGAGCAAATCATTTATTTGATCAACAAAGTCATTTTTGGTTGTCAGAATTACACGCGAAGTTATAGAAGATGCATCGGAAAAATATTTATGTAGATCTGGATAAGTATCTCTAAACAACAAATCTAATGATtgattttcagaaatgaaagggaTAACAAAACAATCAGGGATTTCAATTTTGTCATGGCTATTTATTTTTTCTTGTCCATTTCGAATTCTCATCAAATATTCACAAAAGGTAAGATCTGTCTTCGCACGCATATTTTCTGATAATCGTAGTTTTTCTAGTTGATTCCAAATTTCAGAATATAATAAGCTTTCTTGAATAAAATCTTCTTTTTTTCCACTCCTAACAACCGGGAGAGTTTGTCTAAAATCACCACCGAAAACAACCACTTTTCCTCCTAATAGAGCATCTGTATCCATTAGATCTTTCAAGAGAATATCAAAAGTTTCTATCACTTTCTTTTTTGCCATAGATACTTCATCACATACAATCAATTTTGCATCACGTATTAAAGTTGCATGTGCGCTTTGCTTACTAATGTTGCAAGAATATTGTTCATCGATATCAATAGGAAATTTAAAATGCGAGTGAGCAGTTCGTCCTCCTGGGAGGATCGAAGCTGCAACACCTGAACTTGCTGTTGCTAAAGCGACAAAACCTTTTGATCATACAGCAACTAATAAAACACGATATAGAAAAGTTTTTCCAGTTCCTCCAGGTCCATCAACGAAAAATTCTCCTGATTTGTTAGAAAATATCCTATCAAGAATCGTGTCATACGCTTTTCGTTGTTCAGTATTTAATTTTCTCTCTAGAAGCAAATCTTCTTCTCTAACaatgatatttctttcaaactgaCAGTCATTGGTTTCTCTGATAGCAGCTGAAGGTTTAATTTTCTCAGGGATAATATTAAATTCATTAATATCATGTCCCATCAAATGAAAAATATCATTAATATGATTTAAAGCCATAAAACGAATATCTTTAGCATTCATATTAGGTAGAATCTTAAAATCTTCGGACATTGAATCTTCAAATTGTTTCCAAAGTTCTGCTGGATTAGGGGGATTACAGTACACCAATAATGTTGCAAATAAACGCCTTAAACTATATGGAATTTGATAAGTTTTAGCTTCAGACATACATTCAATCAAGTTGTTATCACAGTGTAACAATCCCTTTTTTTCTGCAGCCTATCTAAACGTATTATAGCATTTGCCGTCAACTTTACATAAGTCCTGATATAATTTTGGTCCTCTAACGTTCATCAATAATAATCTAAGGTAATATCTTTCTCCTTCTGTTGGATGACATGTTACAACACGTCCAATTACAGTACATTGTTTTCGACGTGTCCACATTTTTTCCTTAAATGACCATACAAAGTACTCAGGAAATTCTTtatataataataacaattgCATAGCATCTTTATTTGTTCTGTTCATAACAAAGAATTCAGTTGACATTGTTTTTCGAATCATCGGATTACTCAGTATTCTATTAACATTCTCAATACTTTTAAAATAGACAAAttgttgtccttccaaatgtaaCTGAAGGTGAAaaactgttacaacccatatccacatgtgttagttcatgccatatattagttaacataaatccaagaaggaattatctttgagatgataagaagtcaatcctattggtcttaagtgatacaagagtgtataagggtgattaaccagtattagaagttaaacgaatcaaggatgttgtaactcgtattttcaggtaatctagcggtgcttaatacactcaagaggtcatttattaaggtattttaatcatataatatccgtatcataagtcttgaagtcaaacgagttatgaaacaaaagtcgacaaaagttgtcgcaacttaggttcataattttacttaaacattaggtcaaatgtttctaatattttctcataatttacaaggaattacggggttatctaccaacaaaattaaagatctatgagtctagtttccaacgcattaaaccgttcatcgataaaatctcggagtagagagatattcacgttttcgcgagactgcgccaaacacctctctatggggcccactaagacggtttaagatatttggacctatataggatgcctccaacccattttaagtcatttcttctcactattttcagaccttataaccctaggaacatcctctcaaggttctctcaagattcaagacccaaaaaagggcaaacaacataaatcaagtgtcgggaattccgtggcgctagtaagtctcttgttcttcttgttgttgctcatttttgtgtcgttccagctcgtgtgggaggttgttttaaagggtttatgttctgtaaatactccctcatgttcttaatatcaatcctaggtgatttcaagccttctaaagtgattctagtgccgaaaaacactaattgatcgctagtttcgcttttttgttgttgtggcagcattggagggatatttcatggaaatttaaggtcaaattggagttgttctttctgtataaaggtaaggaacctcttactctatatgtatttaagattatccaagttgcggctaagccattgaagctagaacttgtgagatatatatcgaaaggcttggtagtaatgttattgttttgtggactgttttgcgttgttgttgggctgcgtattttactactatattgtggagttttggaggaggaagggtgtggagaaacaccatatatatgtagggttatgggctgatagttattcgtaacatttccaggttgtttgacacgactacggtggtcgtcgtatgtatggagtgattaggctgtgtgtggactattttgggaggctcaatatgtttattattgatgttgtttgggctgtttggtgactgttttgaatggtgtgaggtcatatatataggggaggtgatgtccgtttcatcgtaaaataggttgtggtcgatacataatagttatgacgcttaaatgataacgatagtatcgtttctcttattgtagactaaggagttttgacaattgcatagcttgagattgaggaagtatatacaaggtatgtgaggctatccctttccttcttttgcacgactccgattgtacataatgtaatgaacgagcttccaagatactctactcttagaagctagcagtacttacattgttttccctcttatggaacgattgatgttaatgttgcttctcttattcttatgttatcaatgttgttggtacttcctaattcttataaggttcatagtgaagagttagtcctaataacgtgtacagaggataccgaccttacgtcactccgaaaggtttagaatgtgattccatgagtcgagcatgcattatatatatgtatctattttactctaccgagccacgctatagttggccgggtacgacacctattgtgcaaccactgatcagttgggttttaccgagctccacgtggccgggtacgattctaccgagcctattatggccgggtacgatatgatgatgatgatgcccacagaggcgaatgctttaaaggtttatgtatttatacatatgtatcatgcatttcatgtaagtagccctcagaggtactaagatgttacaggttgtatattctctatccttgcttacattactaatcgtatttatggttccttgccttacatactcagtactttattcgtactgacgtccttttatttgtggacgctgcatgtcgtgctgcaggtcctgatagacaggcaggtgcagctcccccaccacagtagactgtccagttcagcggtgattggcgagatcccttctccggacttgccttggtcttggtatgcaatttttgttatagacattatgggtatgtcggggccctgttccggctatgttgcaacacttatgttcttttagaggctcatagacaggtgtcggctcatgtatagtttggtatgccttgtcggctagtttttgttgtatagtctttcatagtagcgtggtagctcataccttatatgtagtttcttgattgtctggtcatcccctgctatgtatgttcatgccgtcatattttattgctggttgtccatgatctaggtctaccatttatattgatctcgtcagccctaaaagataataatgaaggttagatgaaatgtacgttggtgctcggcaagtgtggtcgggtgctagtcatggcccttcagtttgggtcgtgacaaacttggtatcagagcaagtctgtcctagg
Proteins encoded in this window:
- the LOC138870069 gene encoding uncharacterized protein — protein: MAKKKVIETFDILLKDLMDTDALLGGKVVVFGGDFRQTLPVVRSGKKEDFIQESLLYSEIWNQLEKLRLSENMRAKTDLTFCEYLMRIRNGQEKINSHDKIEIPDCFVIPFISENQSLDLLFRDTYPDLHKYFSDASSITSRVILTTKNDFVDQINDLLIAQFPGDPKTYVVFDETIEANDQSQYEDFLHTLYPAGLPPYKLTLKKNCPVMLFRNLNPREGEVEVAKEPEQSSDAKVKCEMGYPTCLAGESQKVDASHVDNSLLCGELLASYIDSFAHNLSSSTKRWFYVKDTYGRHTNHQLLINGIK